The following DNA comes from Spirulina major PCC 6313.
CGCCTCGAACTCGTTCGCATCGACCTCCGCCAACAAGCCGAACTCACCGCCGCCCTAAACGGCGTGGATGCCGTCATCCACCTCGCCGCTGTCAAATCCGGCGACTTCTACGACCAATTCGCCGGAACGGTGATGGCCACGGAAAGCCTCCTCGCCGCCATGGCTGAGGCTCAAGTATCACGCCTCGTGGCAATCAGCACCTTTTCCGTCTACGAATACCAACAAAAACGCGCCCATAGTCTCCTTGATGAAAATTCCCCCCTTGTCACCCAAGAACGGGTGATCAACCGAGATGAATATTCCCAAACAAAGCTCATCCAAGAGGAGCTTTATCGCGAATTTGGCACAGAACACAATGGCAAAGTCACGATCTTAAGACCCGGCATGATCTACGGTCGAGAATACCTCTGGCACGCCCTCCTCGGTGCTGAGTTCGGCTCAGTCCTCTTACGCATTGGCACGCGGGGAACGTTGCCCCTCAGCTATGTAGAAAACTGCGCCGAAGCGATGATCATCACGGCAGAATCAGAGGGTGCGATCGGTGAAACGATCAACATTGTGGATGACAATTTACCCACCCAAGGGAAGTACACCCAAGAACTCATGAAGCGGGCCGAATCTCCGAAGCTCTATTACTGCCCTTGGGTGGTAATGAAGTCGATCGCGGGCTTCGGTTGGTGGATCAATCAAACCTTTTTAGACGGCAAAGCTAAAATGCCGGGGATTGTGGTTCCAGCAAAGTTGCACGGTCGTTTTAAACCGTTGCGCTACACCAACAAACACGCTAAATCGGTCTTAAACTGGCAACCCAAATACACCTTCGAGGAATCCCTAGATCGCAGTTGCGGTGAGATAGAACTCCTCAAAGCCTAACCCCCCCCAAGAGTGAACCGTCTCTCACTCTAATTAAAAAAATTGCAGTATTTCTTAAAACAAAATGTAATCTTTTGGCTTAATGATGAAATATTCAAAGTAGTAATCTCTAAAACTCCTACTCTGTCGTGCTATTTGCTTATAGTTTACTTGTTTGTATTGCAAGAGATGGCAATACCCACCCTGCTACTACATTTTTGCTGTCGTGCTTTATATTGAAATTCATGCTATTAAAATAGTAGTCTACATCTGTACAATATGAAATGGGAGCGTTATACCATATGAAAAACTCTGATGAATACAGTTTGGCAAAGGAAGGAAATCCGAAAGCCATTGAGGCTTTGATAAATAAAACACTAAGCCCTAAAGGTATAAGTGTAAAAGCATCACTAAGTCATGATTGCTTAAGCCTTATTGTTAAGTCTAAGACTTCACTAAATCAAAAAGCTGTTAGTAGTTTTTTGCAACAAGGTCTAACAAAACTCAATCCCCAAAATATTGAACGAGTGGTTATTAAAGGTGGAGCTACTAATCAAGCATCAAATCAATGGCAACTTTCATTTTCTCTTTCAGAGTCATCAAAAGAGAATAATTCAGAAACGAAGATGTCAACAAAAGGTGTTCAGAAAATCAAAAGGATAGATAAGAATCTTGAAAAAAAACAACAAAAAAGTAAAATTAAGAAGCAAAAGAAAATTCTTGATCTAACAACAAAAGAAATCATTAACCTGACAACAGATTTTATTAAAAAAGAACCAAAAAAAATTGCAATTTTGTTTTTCACGCTATTTGGTTTGTTCGTGTTGTCTAATTTATTTTCATCAAAACAAATTGACAATGAAATAGCTCAAGAACAAAATACGGATTCAATAGAAATTGAACCTAGTCAATCTTCTAACACATCTGTAGAGCTTTGGAATGATACTACGTAAGGATTCAGGTAGCAGGGATGAGGGAAGGCATGGAGACTTGCTCAGGAGAAGCCGTCGCCATCAAAGCTTGTTTCAAGAAACTCAACACCGAACGCCCTTGAGTCCGACAAGTCTGAATCACACTCAGTAACCTTGCCGTCTGGGCAAAACCTACCATCGAACGCGAGCCACCACAAACCTTACGCTTGGTTACAGCCAACCGCAACGAGCGTTCCGCACGATTATTATCCGGGGGAATTTCTGGATGGGACAGGAAATACCACCACTGATTTGCCTTATCACGTAGAGAGCGCAATAACAAGCCTGCCTCATGCCCAGCCAGGGGGAGCCAATGCTCCACAGCCGCCTTCACCTCATAGATAAAGCCCGCCGCCCATTGATGATAGGCAGCCCCATCCTCGGTTTCACGCCACTGACGATGCTGCTCAAAGGCTGTGTCAATCAGATCCAGGAATGCCTTCGCCAACTCTGGATTTTTTCCATGCCTGAGCTTGCAGACTTTCTTGAAGTGCCGCCTCAGATGAGCCAAGCACTTCTGCTGGGCTTTCACCTCATAACCGTTGTACACACTGAAGTCATCAGAGACGAGTACACCATCAAAGCTTCGACCTAATAGGGTCTCTAATTCCGCCCTTGAACGAGTATCAGCGGCGTGGAAGAGGCAAAAACCCACCCCACACACTACCCACATCCACTCTTTCACTCCCTTGACTAGCCATGGTGTTTCATCCACTTGGGCATAGTCTTGGTGCTTCACCCAGTTTCCCAGTTCCTCTACTGTCGGCTTAACGCTTTGGGATGCCCTTTCGTTGGTCGCTTGTAATGTCCCTACTCCCACGGTGATATTCCCCAGTTCCTCTAGGAATTCCTGCTGCTGTTCATAGCTCATGTGAGCGTAGTTCCCCAACCACACCAACAGGGATTGCAGTCCGGCTCCTAAGCTTTGACCTCCCAGCACCGGCGGCGGTAACTCTCCCCATGTTTCCTGTCCACATCGGCTACAACAGCAGCACTGCTGCTCATACTCCACTACTTCTATGGCGGGTTGGATTAACTCGGCTACTTCATGGCGGCGCGTTTTTCGGGGGACTAGGCTCAACTCTTGGCTCCCACAGTACCCACACACTTGCGCTCGCACCATTTCGTAGCGGTCTATTCTGCCAAACCCTTTGCGAGTTTTTCCCTGATGACCGGGTTGCCCACCGGGTTTACGCTTTCCTTGGCTTGGTGGCTCTTTTTCTGGGGGTTGGTGTTCTGAGCGTTTGTGGATGTCGCTTGATGGGGGTTTCGATGAACTCTCGCTATCGCTGTTGGCGTTGTTCTTGAGCCGCTCTATTTCCCAGACTAGTTGCTGAATAATCTCTTGTTGCCGCAACACCAGTTCCACCAGCACCTCTGATGATGCTTGTCTCAGTTGCTCTCGTTCGACGGCTGGGGGAATCTCGATGGGCTTCATTGTGCTAACTTAGCTGTTTTTTCTGATTTGTCAACCCCCCCCCACCTGAATCCTTACGATACTACATATGGTATGAGTGAATCAGAACTATTTAGTCAGTTTGATAGTTCTAAGATGGTTAGAGTGCCTGATTCGGCTCGAATATGTATGAATTTTTATGAGAATAATTGTTACGAATACAGAATGGAAGGATTTCTTGTTAACACCCGTCCAGTAATTCGTGAAATTTACTTCGATGTATATTTTATTATTTCCGAAAATGGACTAGAAGAGGTGATCTTAGTCAAAGAACCTATTCGATTCAGAGATAAGAACAATTTTGAATCTACGGATAGAGCTAATCCTGAAGAAACAGGTCAACATATTATGGATGAAATGGCAATTTCTTTAATGTTGTCTGGTATTTATGGTGAACCACAAGAAAAAGAAGTTGATCGATTAGTTGAAAAACTTACTATTTGGGAGTTCCCAGAACAAAATAAATCAGTTACATTTTCAAATCAAGAAAAATTGGCTAAAATCACAATTCGCTATGAAACGTACGAGGGACGACAAAGACGACTGAGCAAAAATCAAAGACCTGACATCAATGGATACCAACTATGAAATCCCCTAAATTTATGAAGTAATCGATTCCTCTTGATTCTCTTTTTTCAGGGTTTCGCTTGATGAAATTGTTCATGCCGTCCAGGAAATCGATAAAAATCTAATTAGCAACAAGTCAGAAATACATTTCACGAAAATTGCTGAGGCTTCAGAGTATCGCAAAACGTTAGCGAAAGAGAAAGGGCTAGATGATGGATGAGAAGTGTTAGCAATGTGCATGAAGGTTACTTTATTTTGCAGTCTGGGTATAATATGACGAATACTTGCTCTCGTAATCATTGAACTCTACAAAAGCATCACCTATGATTAAAAGTCCGTTACGGTATCCGGGGGGGAAGTCGAGGGCGATTAAATTTTTGAAGGATTATTTAGGGGACTTTGAGGAGTTTCGGGAGCCGTTTTTGGGTGGGGGATCGGTGAGTTTTTTTGCGGTTCAGGATTCCCCCGGTTGCCGATTTTTGGCGACAGAACTTTATTATGAGCTGTATTGCTTTTGGAGTCAGTTAAAGACCGAGAAAATGCGCCTAGTGGATGCGGTGCGGGCGATTCGGCAGCAGTATCAGGATGGGCGATCGCTCTATCGGGAGATTATGGAGCGCCGGGAAGGAGAGTTATCCGACTTTCAGCGGGCGGTGGATTTTTTTGTGTTGAATCGGATTACCTTTTCAGGAGTAGCGGACTCTGGAGGGTATTCCGATGCATCGTTTCATAAACGATTTACCGACTCATCCATTGATCGATTGGAAGCAGCGATCGCAATTATTGAACAGATTGAAATCACCCATGATGATTACAGCCTGCTATTGAATCAACCGGGTCAAAATGTTTTGATTTTTTTAGACCCACCTTATTATTCTGTCACCGGCTCCAAGCTATACGGCAAGAAGGGACATCTTCACACGTCATTTGACCATGCACGCCTAGGGACAGAATTAAAAAACTGTCGTCATCGCTGGCTGATGACCTATGATAATTGTGACTATATTCGCGAACAATACCAAGAGTTTGAAATGCGATCGTGGCAGTTACAATATGGCATGAATAACTACAAACAAAACAATGCTGCCATGGGAAAAGAGATATTAATCGCAAATTTTTCCCTAGATTAATGAGAGTGAAGCTAGCACTTTCTCAACTCATTGATTCAGATCAACCACTCGCGTCCTGTGCAGGTCACCTTCCCCGGTAGCGAGAATCAAGCGATACACCCCGCCTGTGTCGTGGGGTTCCGTGGATGCAGCAACAGCTAAACTCTCGAAATCATCATCCTTATAATTACTCACCTCAAAATCATCCATATCTAGAGGGTCGTCGGGTGATCAGCGATCGCCCTCAGCGAGAGAATCAGTTTGGGGAGGATCGAGGCGGCTGAGGCATGACGCTTAAGTCCCCAGGATGGGAACCCGAAAATAGCAGCGATCGAGACAGGAGACGTTTGATCAGTGCTATACAAAACGATACAAAGAGCACTCTGGATGGTTATGGCGCGTTTCCAGAAAATTTTGATGAGGCCGTCATCCCGCCAGAGGGCTACAGCCTCACGATAGGGAGCACCATCCCTCAGAGCAGAATTCTGTCAAGTGACGCGATCGCCCATCAACCGGATCATGATCAAGCCCGCTAATACCTGCACAGCCTCAACTCAAAAGGATCAAACGTACTTTTTTCTTGCGATTTCGACCTAGATTGTTGAAATCAACGTCCCATCAGCATCTACTGTTACATTTATTTAGAATTCTTCAGTATCTTCCCGGCAATTTCCCGTAAAGCATTTTCGTATCAGTGCTATACTGAGTCATGAGTATGAGTATTGGTCGTAGCGTTCGTGTTTCAGTATTGATTGGTTTTTCCCCTCAGCTATTGATACCGCTAGTTTCCGAAAATCTTATCTCTCTAGACAACCCATTGATTGAAAAGATTCAATTATGTCAATTTACGTTGGTAATCTTTCTTACGAAGTTACGGAGAAAGACCTGGAAGCCGTTTTTGCCGACTACGGCTCTGTTAAGCGAGTCTACGTTCCCAAAGACCGTGAAACAGGAAAAATGCGCGGCTTTGCATTTGTTGAAATGAGTGCAGATGCAGAAGAAGAAGAGGCGATCGAGGCTCTCGATAGTGCCGAGTGGATGGGGCGTACCCTCAAAGTCAATAAAGCTCGCGAACGGGAACAACGCGGCAGATAAAGGTTGAAGCGGTATCCTTGACCCCAGTCGATTCGCAACAAGCAAAGTTTAGCATCGGAAGTCTTACGGTTGGACGAGTTGTCTTGCAGTTACACTAAACATTTGTTCTCCTCGAATTCGTGGTGTTCTAATTGCTGAACTGACCGTAGTCGCCACGACTACTCTGCAATCCAGCATTAGACAGTTATGGCATGGCCCTAAGCTGTTATGGGTAAGAAATTATTGCCCATGCAGCTTGGGTTCACCATCATAACTGTATTGTGAGCAGGAAATCGCCAAAGCAGCAAACTCATCGTTTTATGATCTCCAGATTTTAGCTATTTCGCAAGAATCATGAAATGATGACATCGCTGCCCATCAATCCCATCATCCAAGCTCAAGCAAAGCTTCCGATAACTATTGTTTTCACTCATCAAAATACCTCTGTCTTTTGGTTAGGTGATCGCTGGTATGAAAATCGGCCTGCCCTGATCGATTTAGTTTCAATGACATGGGCATTAACCCTCATTTCTCATTAAGCTTGACCTCAATCAAATGTGTAAAACCTCGCCAAAAAAGCATTTCAGGAAATACACTCTTGTTTGAAATTTCGACTCCCTAGGGGTTTTACTTAGCCAGCATAAAATTAATTTATGTTGATTAAGTGACATGGAGTTCCGAGGAAAGCGTTGTATCAGTGCTATGCTATCGGACGGGTATGAAAATCGGTCATCACTTTTTTTAAGTATCGATTGAGTTGTCTGAAACAACTGATGGGCATGTTTCCGAGAATCTTGACTTCCTAACATAATTATTCACTCCCTAAGGAGATCTTCAAATCATGTCAATCTACGTCGGTAATCTTTCCTATGACGTTACCCAGGACGACATCAAAGAAGTGTTTTCGGACTACGGAACAGTAAAGCGGGTTCATCTCCCCACTGACCGTGAAACGGGCCGGATGCGCGGTTTTGCCTTTGTCGAAATGGAGGATTCAGAAGAGGAAAAAAAAGCGATCGAAACCTTAGATGGTGCAGAATGGATGGGTCGCAACATCAAAGTGAATGCAGCTCGTCCCCGCGAGAATCACTAGGGCGACGAATTATCCCGCTGGAATCCTCCTGCGTTACTAAGGGATAGCACGTTTTGGGAGTAGAGATCACCCCATGGGGGTCAGCATTTTAATTTTTGAATCTGCCCCCAATGTTTTTGCTGCTGCACAGGTTAGGGTTAAACAACATCCGCTGTGAAAAGCAGTTTTATCGGGGTGCTATACTATTCAATGAGTATGAGAATCGGTAATAGCATTTGTTTTTCAGTATTGATTGGTTTTTCTCTCAGCTATTGAACAGCTAGTCTCCGACAACCTTATCTCCAACAATTATTCAAACTGCCTTGAGGAGACATTCAATCTATGTCAATTTACGTTGGTAATCTTGCCTACTCAATCACCCCAGAGAACCTGACCGAAGTGTTTTCGGACTACGGGACAGTGAAGCGGGTTCACGTGCCGACTGATCGTGAAACCGGTCGGATGCGTGGCTTTGCGTTTGTCGAAATGGATAGTTCCACAGAAGAAGCTGAAGCCATTGATGGACTGAATGGTGCTGAGTGGATGGGTCGTGAGCTTAAAGTGAACGAAGCTCGTCCCCGCGAAAACAACCGTTCTAGCTCTAAGTACTAAACACTGGGTATCATGGGTTGTTGCGCTGGTGGGAGAGCTATTACTTTCAACAGAGTTGTCCCACTCAGCGCATTCTTTTTGTTTATTTGAGGAATTACTGTGGCCAAACGTCGCAATCTTAAGAAGGATAAAGCTGCTCGTAACGCAGCCTACGCTAGACAATTTCGGAAGAAATCGACACGTTCTTACTCCAAGGGAAGACGATATTCTAGTGGCAGCACTGAGGGTGAGTCGAATGAGCAGTCGAACAAAAATAATGAGTCTGATAACTAAATGAAGGGTATGATTCAGACTCTCACGATGGAGTATCATCCGTTCTCTGGCGTTTGAATCGAAGGTGTAGAGTGCAAACCATTGGCAAACAAACCTGTGGCAAGACTTGGCAACCGCTGTGGCTTTTGGTCATGGCGGTTTTGATTATGGGGATCGCTACCAATACGATCGCACTCTGGGATCAGGATGAGGCGGCTTATTTGGGGTTTGCCCAGCGGATGCTAGAGACGGGGCAATGGTGGATTCCGGAGTTTCTCTGGTCGGAGGTGCATCGCAAACCGCCGCTTCAGTTTTGGGTGATGGCGGGGTCGCTGGCGGGTTTGGGGGGGACGGTGTGGGCGGCACGGTTACCGAGTTGGGTGGCGGTGGGGTTGACGGGCTGGGTGTTGTGGCGGTGGGGGCGTGGGGTCTGGGGGGAGGCGATCGCGCAGCGGGCGGCGCTCATTCTGCTCACGTCTTGGATCTTGCCCAATCTGGGCCGGTTGGCGCTGACGGATGCGCTGCTGGTGTTGTGGGAAACGGTGGCGATGTTGGCGATGGTGCGGGGGGTGCGATCGCCCCATGGTTCGTGGCCACTGTGGCTCTGGGGGGCGATGGCGTTGGGGGTGCTGACGAAAGGGCCGCCAATTTTGATTTTAGTGGGTGGGAGTGGATTGTTTTGGTGGTTTCTGGGGACAGGCTCCGATCGCCAAGGCTTGCGACAATTACACCCAGAATTCGGGCTGCCCCTAGCCCTCGTCCCGTTTGGGGTTTGGGGTTGGATGACCTGGCGCTTAGATGGTGGGGCGTTGTTGCGGTGGCTGGGGGACTGGTATGTGCTGCGCCGGGTTGGGGGGGAGGTGGTGTTTGGCCAATGGGGGCCGCCGGGCTATTTTTTGGGGGTGTTTGCGATCGCATTTCTGCCGTGGTTGCCTTGGTTCGGGGCGGCCCTGGGTCCGGCGATGCGGCGTTGGCGATCGCCGACTCAACTGCCCCTCACCGCTTGGATCGTGGCGGGCTGGCTGCTGTATGAATTGATTCCGAGCAAGCTGCCCAGCTATGCCCTAGGGGCCTATCCGGCGATCGCGATCCTGATCGCTCAAACCAGTCTTGCCCCGCCGGGGGCGCAGAGGATGAAACGCTGGTTTCAGGTGGGGTTTGGGGGGGCGATTCTGTTTACGTTGGGGTTGTTGGGGACGTTAATGATCGTGCCAGCGATCGCAGTCTTGCCCTTAGCGATCGGCTGGATGGCGGGAGCAGTGGGAGTCTATCGCTTGAGTCAAAGCGGGCAGGGGTCACGGGCGTTTACCCTCGCCACAGTGAACGCTGTTGTTTTTTTACTGATCCTCTGGGGCATTGCGCTACCGAGCTTAGAACCCGATCGCTCCGGTTCAGTCCAGATTGCCCAGGCGATCGCCGCCCACACTGCCCCCGATACGGTGGTGTTATTGGGCGATCGCTTCGATCTCCCCAGCATCCCCGCCTATCTCCACCAACACCACCGCACCTATCGCGCCAGCACCACGGCTCAGATCCTCGCCCAACTCCAAGGCCCCGACCCCGTTGCCATCATCACCCGCGACCCTGAGCAACGGGCAGCAATCAGCGCGATCGCACCCAACAGTCACACCACTGCAATCACCGCCTGGTTTGACACCTTCGGCCAACCCCAAACCTATTGGGTGATGACCCCCGCCAAACCAGCCGTTGCCGCAACACGCTATGATTTTTTAGCAGATGCACACCCCTCAAAACTGAATCATGCTCGACGAACAAGCGAAAAAAACAATCCTCCGTAAAATCCCCCACGGTCTCTATATTTGCGGTGTCAAAGATGGCGACGAACGCAATGGATTCACCGCCAGTTGGGTAATGCAGGCCTCATTCAAGCCGCCCCTCGTCGTCAACTGTGTCCGGGCTGATTCCGGTTCCCACGCCATGATTAAAACTAGTGGTGTCTTTGCCCTCAGCGTCCTCGACAGCAGCCAAAAAGAAGTAGCCGCGCAATTTTTCAAACCCCAGCGCATTGTAGGGGATAAATTAGCCGATGTAGATTGCATCGCCGGGCCAGAAACCGGTTGCCCCGTGATCACCGATTCCTTGGGGTATGTAGAATGCCGTGTGGTGGGCAGCGTTGACCATGGCGACCATACAGTCTTTGTGGGTGAAGTGGTTGGCGCTGGCGTTCACCGCGAGGGCGACCCCTTGCTACTAGAAAGCACCGGCTGGCAATATGGTGGTTAAGCACATTATTTTCCATCCTTTGCATCAAAACTGACTGAGTTATGCCTTTTATTAAAGTCCAAACATCCCTGGCCAAACCCGAAACCGCCCAAGTCGAAGGCCTGTTAAAAACCCTCTCCGGCAAACTCGCCAAACATTTAGGTAAGTCGGAATCCTACGTGATGACCGCCTTTGAAGCCGATATTCCCATGACCTTCAGCGGCACAGTAGAACCGACCTGTTATCTCGAAGTAAAAAGTGTCGGCTCCATGAGTTCCGGTCAAACCGCTGCCATGAGCCAAGACTTTTGTGCTGAAATTGCCAGCACCCTCGGCATTGATCAAACTCGAATTTATATCGAATTTGCCGATGCCAAAGGTGCGATGTGGGGCTGGAACGGTCGCACCTTTGGCTAAGTTCAGTGGGTTATAGGGGTTTCCATAAACACGAGGGACAAAGATCCCCCTCAATCTCCCTTAAAAACCACTGCCTATACATGGCGATAACTGTTGAGCCATCCGGCAGTTAATCCCCCTCCACAGAGCAACGATCTAGAAGCTCGCACGGCACTCGCACGACAGAGGATTACCGTTATGGTAGTGTCATGACACACGTTAACCGGTGGGGTATGGCGGATTACTGGGTTGTCGTGATGGCGGGAGTTTAAGCCGCCTAACCCAACCCTACGATACCACATCATTCTGGCTGTGCCGTGACAGCAGGGTGCTGTTAGCGAAGCGTAACGCACCGTCTTGTCTACTATGCCGGGTGTGCTGCGTTCCACTGCTTTCTGAGC
Coding sequences within:
- a CDS encoding DNA adenine methylase — its product is MIKSPLRYPGGKSRAIKFLKDYLGDFEEFREPFLGGGSVSFFAVQDSPGCRFLATELYYELYCFWSQLKTEKMRLVDAVRAIRQQYQDGRSLYREIMERREGELSDFQRAVDFFVLNRITFSGVADSGGYSDASFHKRFTDSSIDRLEAAIAIIEQIEITHDDYSLLLNQPGQNVLIFLDPPYYSVTGSKLYGKKGHLHTSFDHARLGTELKNCRHRWLMTYDNCDYIREQYQEFEMRSWQLQYGMNNYKQNNAAMGKEILIANFSLD
- the tnpC gene encoding IS66 family transposase, whose product is MKPIEIPPAVEREQLRQASSEVLVELVLRQQEIIQQLVWEIERLKNNANSDSESSSKPPSSDIHKRSEHQPPEKEPPSQGKRKPGGQPGHQGKTRKGFGRIDRYEMVRAQVCGYCGSQELSLVPRKTRRHEVAELIQPAIEVVEYEQQCCCCSRCGQETWGELPPPVLGGQSLGAGLQSLLVWLGNYAHMSYEQQQEFLEELGNITVGVGTLQATNERASQSVKPTVEELGNWVKHQDYAQVDETPWLVKGVKEWMWVVCGVGFCLFHAADTRSRAELETLLGRSFDGVLVSDDFSVYNGYEVKAQQKCLAHLRRHFKKVCKLRHGKNPELAKAFLDLIDTAFEQHRQWRETEDGAAYHQWAAGFIYEVKAAVEHWLPLAGHEAGLLLRSLRDKANQWWYFLSHPEIPPDNNRAERSLRLAVTKRKVCGGSRSMVGFAQTARLLSVIQTCRTQGRSVLSFLKQALMATASPEQVSMPSLIPAT
- a CDS encoding NAD-dependent epimerase/dehydratase family protein codes for the protein MKLLITGASGFVGKYVVAEGLRRGHDVKAVVRPQTDVTRIPWHDCDRLELVRIDLRQQAELTAALNGVDAVIHLAAVKSGDFYDQFAGTVMATESLLAAMAEAQVSRLVAISTFSVYEYQQKRAHSLLDENSPLVTQERVINRDEYSQTKLIQEELYREFGTEHNGKVTILRPGMIYGREYLWHALLGAEFGSVLLRIGTRGTLPLSYVENCAEAMIITAESEGAIGETINIVDDNLPTQGKYTQELMKRAESPKLYYCPWVVMKSIAGFGWWINQTFLDGKAKMPGIVVPAKLHGRFKPLRYTNKHAKSVLNWQPKYTFEESLDRSCGEIELLKA
- a CDS encoding RNA recognition motif domain-containing protein, coding for MSIYVGNLSYDVTQDDIKEVFSDYGTVKRVHLPTDRETGRMRGFAFVEMEDSEEEKKAIETLDGAEWMGRNIKVNAARPRENH
- a CDS encoding ArnT family glycosyltransferase, giving the protein MQTIGKQTCGKTWQPLWLLVMAVLIMGIATNTIALWDQDEAAYLGFAQRMLETGQWWIPEFLWSEVHRKPPLQFWVMAGSLAGLGGTVWAARLPSWVAVGLTGWVLWRWGRGVWGEAIAQRAALILLTSWILPNLGRLALTDALLVLWETVAMLAMVRGVRSPHGSWPLWLWGAMALGVLTKGPPILILVGGSGLFWWFLGTGSDRQGLRQLHPEFGLPLALVPFGVWGWMTWRLDGGALLRWLGDWYVLRRVGGEVVFGQWGPPGYFLGVFAIAFLPWLPWFGAALGPAMRRWRSPTQLPLTAWIVAGWLLYELIPSKLPSYALGAYPAIAILIAQTSLAPPGAQRMKRWFQVGFGGAILFTLGLLGTLMIVPAIAVLPLAIGWMAGAVGVYRLSQSGQGSRAFTLATVNAVVFLLILWGIALPSLEPDRSGSVQIAQAIAAHTAPDTVVLLGDRFDLPSIPAYLHQHHRTYRASTTAQILAQLQGPDPVAIITRDPEQRAAISAIAPNSHTTAITAWFDTFGQPQTYWVMTPAKPAVAATRYDFLADAHPSKLNHARRTSEKNNPP
- a CDS encoding RNA recognition motif domain-containing protein — its product is MSIYVGNLSYEVTEKDLEAVFADYGSVKRVYVPKDRETGKMRGFAFVEMSADAEEEEAIEALDSAEWMGRTLKVNKAREREQRGR
- a CDS encoding flavin reductase family protein, which codes for MLDEQAKKTILRKIPHGLYICGVKDGDERNGFTASWVMQASFKPPLVVNCVRADSGSHAMIKTSGVFALSVLDSSQKEVAAQFFKPQRIVGDKLADVDCIAGPETGCPVITDSLGYVECRVVGSVDHGDHTVFVGEVVGAGVHREGDPLLLESTGWQYGG
- a CDS encoding RNA recognition motif domain-containing protein; amino-acid sequence: MSIYVGNLAYSITPENLTEVFSDYGTVKRVHVPTDRETGRMRGFAFVEMDSSTEEAEAIDGLNGAEWMGRELKVNEARPRENNRSSSKY
- a CDS encoding phenylpyruvate tautomerase MIF-related protein → MPFIKVQTSLAKPETAQVEGLLKTLSGKLAKHLGKSESYVMTAFEADIPMTFSGTVEPTCYLEVKSVGSMSSGQTAAMSQDFCAEIASTLGIDQTRIYIEFADAKGAMWGWNGRTFG